In a single window of the Botrytis cinerea B05.10 chromosome 12, complete sequence genome:
- the Bcdib1 gene encoding Bcdib1, which translates to MGSVVLPHLVTGWHVDQAIMSEEERLVVIRFGRDVDPDCMRQDEVLYKVAELVKNFAVIYVCDIDQVPDFKTMYELYDPVTTMFFFRNKHMMCDFGTGNNNKLNWVLEDKQEMIDIIETIYKGAKKGRGLVVSPKDYSTRYRY; encoded by the exons atgGGTTCCGttgttcttcctcatcttgtCACCGGCTGGCATGTCGACCAGGCTATCATgtcagaagaagagagactGGTAGTGATCCGCTTCGGACGAGATGTTGATCCAGATTGTATGCGACAGGATGAAGTGCTTTACA AGGTTGCCGAATTAGTTAAAAACTTCGCCGTCATCTACGTCTGCGACATCGATCAAGTCCCCGATTTCAAAACCATGTACGAATTATACGATCCGGTCACAACGATGTTcttctttcgaaataaaCATATGATGTGCGATTTTGGAACGGGTAACAATAATAAGCTGAACTGGGTGCTGGAGGATAAGCAGGAGATGATTGATATTATCGAGACGATTTATAAGGGTGCGAAGAAGGGTCGAGGTTTGGTTGTTAGTCCTAAGG ATTACTCGACTAGATACCGATACTAA
- the Bcgst19 gene encoding Bcgst19 encodes MSPAGTQATSSELTLYDLASQDHCASWSHNALKTRLLLNYKEIPYKTTWIEYPDIEPTFKSLKVQPNASGIQYTIPTIQIPELGYVQDSSTIATLLEHRYPSPSLKIETSELSQVEDLIPKLQLSIRPLWLPLLAKGLLNDASRVYFEETRKERVGMDIYEYGEKESKEKCWEDTEPVVRELGKLLKAKGGPFIEGDTPTYADFFIVATLQMINRIDAKIFARLVEMEDSLGKVHTACKPWLERDDH; translated from the exons ATGTCTCCAGCCGGTACTCAAGCGACCAGCTCGGAACTCACTCTCTATGATCTCGCTAGCCAGGATCACTGTGCAAGTTGGTCACACAATGCGTTGAAGA CACGTCTACTTCTAAATTACAAGGAGATACCATACAAGACAACATGGATCGAATATCCAGACATAGAACCAACATTTAAATCTCT CAAGGTCCAACCAAACGCCTCCGGCATCCAATACACAATCCCCACAATCCAAATCCCAGAACTAGGCTACGTACAAGATTCCAGCACCATTGCTACCCTCCTAGAACACCGctatccttctccatctctcaaaATTGAGACTTCTGAACTCTCTCAAGTCGAAGACTTGATCCCCAAACTTCAACTCTCAATTCGTCCACTCTGGCTGCCTCTGCTTGCCAAGGGGCTCTTGAACGACGCTTCACGTGTCTATTTTGAAGAGACCCGAAAGGAAAGAGTCGGTATGGATATATACGAGTATGGTGAAAAGGAAAGCAAAGAGAAGTGTTGGGAAGATACTGAACCAGTCGTCCGCGAATTGGGGAAATTGCTGAAAGCTAAGGGTGGTCCATTTATTGAGGGGGATACAC CTACGTATGCggatttcttcatcgtcgcTACTCTGCAGATGATAAACAGAATCGATGCAAAAATCTTCGCGCGGTTGGTAGAAATGGAGGACTCTTTGGGAAAGGTACATACGGCCTGTAAGCCGTGGTTGGAACGGGATGATCATTGA
- the Bcpkp1 gene encoding Bcpkp1: MNCYLPILRSYRGQSVYNPKSFLRCASLNRYPSPSAHKWSHPPSPTVIADNEIARLASKPLHTLSLEDLVKHGQPPLSTAALFSSASFTLDLLPNRLAHRIQALRNLPFIVVSNPNISRIYNNYLHSLSTLLPYKTISTLEDEVRFTEVLADLVETHSHTIPTLARGFLECRKYISPTEVTRFLDEHLRARIGTRLIAEQHIALHLSSQAHQGTLSEADTGNPSSYIGVIDTALNPASIVNSCGNFVSEICELKYGVRPSWIIDGEPETTFAFVPVHLEYIITELLKNAFRATVESGRSNEPIVITIAAEPELSNVNNPQSMSSPGIALDDSPSIKPFEDSAPGVTIRIRDRGGGISPEVLPNVWSYSFTTFSEEDELPGQSHSNGNMDALNVLSGAGGESSSIAGLGYGLPLGRAYAEYFGGGIEIQSLYGWGCDVYLRLKGLGRPKG; encoded by the exons ATGAATTGTTACCTCCCAATTTTGCGGTCTTATCGTGGCCAAAGTGTTTACAATCCCAAATCGTTTCTTAGATGCGCCAGTCTCAATCGTTATCCCTCCCCTTCGGCCCATAAATGGTCCCACCCTCCAAGCCCAACCGTCATCGCAGACAATGAAATTGCAAGGCTCGCCAGCAAGCCATTGCACACGTTAAGTCTGGAAGATCTAGTGAA GCATGGCCAACCTCCACTATCAACAGCAGCATTGTTCTCATCCGCAAGCTTCACTCTCGATCTCCTCCCAAACCGTCTTGCGCACCGGATACAGGCTCTGCGTAACCTGCCTTTCATAGTCGTCTCCAATCCGAATATCTCCAGGATTTACAATAATTACCTCCATTCATTGTCAACGCTGTTGCCATACAAAACCATATCTACGTTGGAAGATGAAGTAAGATTCACGGAGGTACTGGCAGACCTTGTCGAAACACATTCGCATACTATTCCGACTCTTGCCAGAGGGTTTCTTGAATGCAGGAAATACATAAGCCCGACCGAGGTAACACGATTTTTGGATGAGCATCTTCGTGCTCGGATAGGCACACGATTAATTGCAGAGCAACACATCGCACTACACCTCTCATCTCAAGCACATCAAGGAACGCTTTCTGAAGCTGATACCGGCAATCCGTCATCCTACATCGGTGTTATAGATACTGCACTGAATCCAGCGTCAATAGTGAATTCATGTGGCAATTTTGTCTCGGAAATCTGCGAGCTCAAATACGGGGTCAGGCCAAGTTGGATTATCGATGGAGAGCCGGAGACAACATTTGCATTCGTACCAGTGCACttggaatatataattactgAACTACTGAAAAACGCATTCCGTGCGACCGTCGAATCTGGAAGATCGAACGAACCAATAGTCATAACGATAGCTGCAGAGCCAGAGCTCTCCAACGTAAATAATCCACAGAGCATGTCTAGTCCAGGTATAGCTCTAGATGACAGCCCTTCCATCAAGCCATTCGAGGATTCCGCTCCTGGTGTGACCATTCGTATTCGAGACCGGGGAGGTGGAATTAGCCCTGAAGTGTTACCAAATGTATGGTCATATTCATTCACAACATTCTCAGAAGAAGACGAATTACCTGGGCAAAGCCACAGCAATGGGAACATGGatgctttgaatgttttGTCGGGTGCTGGAGGTGAGAGTAGCTCGATCGCTGGGCTAGGTTACGGGCTACCACTTGGGAGAGCATACGCTGAATACTTTGGAGGTGGCATTGAAATTCAGTCACTTTATGGATGGGGCTGCGATGTTTATTTACGACTTAAAGGCCTGGGTAGACCCAAAGGCTAA
- the Bcoah gene encoding Bcoah has protein sequence MAPIMESLPILQEKSIATATEYSVPSSPDGAVTPYDGKTHVYNIDMPAYSDKVMLTFNNTVKQTTGFESGATKLKNMLRDSNELIVCPGVYDGISARVALQVGFPALYMTGAGTTASRLGMADLGIAQLSDMKDHAEMIANLDPYGPPLIADMDTGYGGPLIIDKAVKSYIRAGVAGFHIEDQIQNKRCGHLQGKKVVPAEEYYMRIRAAKAAKEAMNSDIVLIARTDALQQLGYDECIKRLKVAREMGADVGLLEGYTSKEMAAKTVKEFAPWPILLNMVENGSTPIITTKEAQEMGFRIMIFSFAALAPAYLAIQETFLRLKRDGVVGTPKNLTPKALFDVCGLKDSIVVDTAAGGGAFADGV, from the exons ATGGCTCCCATTATGGAATCCCTCCCAATCCTCCAAGAGAAGTCTATTGCGACTGCTACTGAGTATTCG GTTCCAAGCTCGCCCGATGGTGCTGTTACACCTTATGATGGTAAAACTCATGTTTACAACATTGACATGCCTGCCTACTCAGACAAAGTCATGTTGACATTCAACAATACGGTCAAGCAAACAACAGGGTTTGAGAGCGGTGCAACAAAGTTGAAGAATATGCTCAGGGATTCCAATGAGTTGATCGTTTGCCCTGGTGTTTATGATGGTATCTCGGCACGAGTTGCCCTTCAAGTTGGCTTCCCAGCCCTGTACATG ACAGGAGCAGGTACCACTGCTTCCCGCTTGGGCATGGCAGATCTTGGCATAGCCCAATTGTCTGATATGAAGGACCATGCCGAGATGATTGCAAATCTCGATCCTTATGGCCCACCTTTGATTGCCGACATGGACACTGGTTACGGTG GCCCTCTCATCATTGACAAAGCCGTCAAATCGTATATCAGAGCTGGTGTTGCTGGATTCCATATTGAGGACCAGATCCAAAACAAGCGTTGTGGACATCTCCAAGGCAAAAAGGTTGTTCCAGCAGAGGAGTACTACATGAGAATTCGTGCAGCCAAAGCCGCCAAAGAGGCCATGAACTCCGATATTGTGTTGATCGCACGCACAGATGCACTCCAACAGCTTGGCTACGACGAGTGCATCAAGAGGTTGAAGGTCGCTCGGGAGATGGGCGCAGATGTTGGATTACTCGAGGGTTACACTTCGAAGGAGATGGCCGCAAAGACTGTTAAGGAGTTTGCCCCATGGCCAATACTCTTGAACATGGTTGAGAATGGCAGCACCCcaatcatcaccaccaaggAAGCACAAGAGATGGGATTCCGTATCATGATCTTCTCTTTTGCTGCTCTCGCCCCAGCATACTTGGCAATTCAAGAGACCTTCTTGCGATTGAAGAGGGACGGAGTCGTTGGAACACCAAAGAACCTGACGCCCAAGGCTTTGTTCGATGTTTGTGGTCTGAAGGATAGTATTGTGGTTGATACTGCGGCTGGTGGTGGAGCTTTCGCGGATGGTGTTTGA
- the Bcbms1 gene encoding Bcbms1 — protein MEEQKNRPHRAPKEKKKQTGERNPKAFSFANPGRLAKSAARSHDIKERRLHVPQIDRLPEEPPPRLVTIVGPPGVGKTTLLKSLVKRYAKETLSDPQGPITVVTSKRQRLTFVECPNELEAMVDISKVADIVLLMIDGNFGFEMETMEFLNILSSSGMPGNVFGILTHLDLFKKPQTLKDAKKRLKNRFWSELYQGAHLFYLSGVINGRYPDREIHNLSRFISVMKNPRPLIWRNTHPYTIIDSFRDITHPTKIEEDEKCDRTVVLSGYLRGTNFAAQGQRVHIPGLGDYSVSAMESLPDPCPTPFMDAAIAKASGKTGRRRLDEKEKKLHAPMSDKSGLKIDGDTIWITRDKGFNFDADAEDDERGEGEELIVGLQGERRLLGETEEGVRLFSNGETIKSVPEEEDSGRKHQRRARFVEGGDQGSDNEDLDGVASDEEFDSGDEAEITEDKLGKAFKKDKDEAGGDIEFADSDSDLGSISGDELDEDDSDSDDEDGAARWKQNMLETARKLHGQRKSYRTADLAKLMYDESLTPTEVLKRWRGEIEEEEEDIEQEEDEDEFFKKTGREDEDAIMDDRAIPLLDYEKLESKWSVEDNIEELRQRFATADLLKGKGNGSGSDDDEDDDEEDEDDEGDGEFKDLETGEEHKADEPVDIDAEREKNARRKEELKLRFEEEDRDGFNNDKANARREAGGDDEFGEDEWYDAQKAQIQKQLDINKSEFENLDESQRIQVEGYRAGMYGKIVIEGVPSEFVTRFNPRMPIIVGGLTPTEDRFGFVQVKIKRHRWHKKILKTNDPLIISLGWRRFQTLPIYSTSDNRTRNRMLKYTPEHMHCFGTFYGPFIAPNTGFSCYQSFSNKNPGFRIAATGTVMTVDESSETVKKLKLTGTPYKIYKNTAFIKDMFNTSLEIAKFEGASIKTVSGIRGQIKRALAKPEGYFRATFEDKILMSDIVFLRAWYPIKPHRFYNPVTNLIGWEGMRLTGEVRRDQNLPTPDQKNSHYKPVERVARHFNPLRVPRALAAELPFKSQIVQMKKQSKPTYMQKRAVVVGGEEKKARDLMQKLMTLRNDKVAKRKVANEKRREVYRKKVAENEEKRGEREKKEKQEYWRKEGKKRRADTDGGGGGKRRK, from the exons ATGGAAGAGCAAAAGAATAGGCCTCATAGGGCcccaaaagagaagaagaagcagactGGAG AGCGCAACCCAAAAGCATTCAGTTTCGCAAACCCAGGAAGATTGGCAAAAAGTGCTGCAAGATCGCATGAT ATCAAAGAAAGGCGTCTTCATGTTCCTCAAATCGATCGATTGCCAGAAGAACCGCCGCCACGACTTGTTACAATCGTTGGACCACCCGGTGTTGGAAAAACAACTCTCCTCAAATCTTTAGTCAAACGATATGCGAAAGAGACATTATCAGATCCTCAAGGACCAATTACGGTTGTCACTTCGAAACGTCAAAGACTTACGTTTGTAGAATGTCCGAACGAACTCGAGGCTATGGTGGATATATCCAAGGTGGCAGATATTGTGTTGTTAATGATCGATGGAAATTTTGGTTTCGAGATGGAGACCATGGAATTCTTGAACATTTTATCTTCGAGTGGTATGCCGGGCAATGTTTTCGGAATTCTCACACATCTAGATCTTTTCAAGAAACCACAAACTTTGAAGGATGCGAAGAAACGACTCAAGAATCGATTCTGGAGCGAATTATACCAGGGTGCACATCTATTCTACCTGTCTGGAGTTATCAATGGACGTTATCCGGATCGAGAAATTCATAACTTGTCGAGATTTATTTCTGTTATGAAGAACCCAAGACCTCTAATTTGGCGCAATACACATCCTTATACCATTATCGATAGTTTCAGGGATATTACCCATCCAACCAagattgaggaagatgagaagtGCGATCGAACGGTTGTCTTGTCGGGTTATCTACGGGGAACAAATTTTGCAGCGCAAGGTCAGAGGGTCCATATACCAGGCTTGGGAGATTATTCAGTATCTGCTATGGAATCATTACCAGATCCCTGCCCTACACCATTCATGGATGCAGCGATTGCCAAAGCATCTGGAAAAACTGGTAGAAGACGTTTggatgagaaggaaaagaaactcCATGCGCCAATGTCTGATAAGAGTGGattgaaaattgatggaGACACTATTTGGATTACTCGTGACAAGGGTTTCAATTTCGACGCAGATGCCGAGGACGACGAAcgtggagaaggagaagaattgattgttggtttaCAAGGAGAAAGAAGGCTCCTTGGTGAGACTGAAGAGGGTGTCAGATTATTCAGTAATGGTGAAACTATCAAGTCGGTTcctgaggaagaagattctgGACGAAAACATCAGAGACGTGCAAGATTTGTCGAAGGAGGCGATCAAGGGTCGGACAATGAGGACCTTGACGGAGTTGCCAGCGATGAAGAATTCGATTCTGGTGATGAAGCAGAAATTACCGAAGACAAGTTAGGAAAAGCATTcaagaaagataaagatgAGGCAGGTGGCGATATTGAATTTGCCGACAGTGATTCGGATCTTGGTTCAATATCTGGTGATGAATTGGATGAAGACGATTCAGAttcggatgatgaagacggGGCAGCCCGCTGGAAACAAAATATGTTGGAGACTGCGCGCAAACTTCATGGACAACGAAAATCTTACCGAACCGCAGATTTGGCGAAACTCATGTACGATGAGTCGCTTACTCCTACAGAAGTACTCAAAAGATGGAGAGgggagattgaagaggaagaggaagatatcgaacaggaagaagatgaagatgaattcttcaagaaaacTGGTagagaggatgaagatgcaaTCATGGATGATCGAGCAATTCCGTTGCTTGATTATGAAAAATTGGAATCAAAGTGGTCTGTGGAAGATAATATCGAGGAACTTCGACAACGTTTTGCGACAGCAGATTTGTTGAAGGGTAAGGGTAATGGCAGTGGTAGTGacgatgacgaggatgacgatgaggaagacgaagatgatgagggtGATGGAGAATTTAAAGATTTGGAAACCGGCGAAGAACACAAAGCAGATGAGCCAGTGGACATTGATGccgaaagagagaaaaatgctagaaggaaagaagaacttAAACTGCgattcgaagaagaagacagaGATGGATTCAACAATGATAAAGCTAATGCTAGACGAGAAGCTGGcggagatgatgaatttggagAGGATGAATGGTATGATGCACAGAAAgcacaaattcaaaaacaacttgatatcaacaaatccGAATTCGAGAATCTTGACGAAAGTCAAAGGATTCAAGTTGAGGGTTACCGTGCTGGAATGTACGGCAAAATTGTTATTGAAGGAGTACCATCTGAATTTGTTACTCGATTCAATCCAAGAATGCCAATCATTGTGGGAGGTTTGACCCCAACCGAGGATCGATTTGGTTTTGTACAGGTCAAGATCAAGAGACACAGATGGCACAAGAAGATCCTTAAAACAAATGATCCACTCATCATTTCTctgggatggagaagattccAAACTCTCCCAATTTACAGTACATCGGACAATCGAACAAGAAATCGTATGCTCAAGTACACTCCAGAGCATATGCATTGTTTTGGTACATTTTATGGTCCATTCATTGCTCCCAATACTGGATTCTCATGTTACCAATCATTTTCTAACAAGAACCCTGGCTTCCGAATCGCTGCCACTGGAACTGTTATGACAGTTGATGAATCTTCAGAAACAGTCAAGAAACTCAAGCTTACTGGTACTCCTTACAAGATCTACAAAAATACGGCTTTCATCAAGGACATGTTCAACACCTCATTGGAAATCGCTAAGTTCGAAGGAGCTTCCATCAAGACAGTTTCTGGTATCAGAGGTCAAATCAAACGTGCATTGGCCAAGCCAGAAGGTTACTTCCGTGCCACTTTTGAAGACAAAATTCTCATGAGTGACATCGTGTTCTTACGAGCTTGGTATCCGATTAAGCCTCACAGATTCTACAATCCAGTCACCAATCTCATTGGATGGGAAGGCATGCGATTAACCGGTGAAGTCCGAAGAGATCAAAATCTGCCTACACCAGACCAAAAGAACAGTCATTACAAACCTGTTGAAAGAGTAGCTCGTCATTTCAATCCTCTACGAGTTCCTCGTGCCTTGGCTGCAGAACTTCCTTTTAAGAGTCAAATTGTGCAAATGAAGAAACAGAGTAAACCAACATATATGCAAAAGAGAGCAGTGGTGgtaggaggagaagaaaagaaagctaGAGATTTGATGCAGAAATTAATGACGCTCAGAAATGACAAGGTGGCAAAGAGGAAGGTTGCCaatgagaagaggagagaagtgTATAGGAAGAAGGTTGCggagaatgaggagaagaggggcgagagggagaagaaggaaaagcaGGAGtattggaggaaggaggGAAAAAAGAGGAGAGCAGATACAgatggcggtggtggtggaaagagaagaaaataa